From a region of the Candidatus Zixiibacteriota bacterium genome:
- a CDS encoding S41 family peptidase, with translation MSENLKAISIRLSIQLVVVALTAGMLFSQAAFAQGGPGHEESRAADAKLRAEIIDSVTLVLDSHYVFPDVAKEMKKYVRKRLKDGKYDTLNTVAALARALTDDLREVCHDRHLGIAFMPDEYFEGLEADTVTDERREQELKEAQYDNFGFYKVERLPGNIGYIDFRRFADAQYAGATAIAAMNFLAYSDAIIFDLRNNGGGSPSMIQLISSYFFEEPEHLNSFYLRYEDTIHQFWTQAYVPGRRMANTDLYVLTSSYTFSGAEEFTYNMKSMERATIIGETTGGGAHPVDEAIFPNLNVAMRVPMGRAINPITGTNWEGTGITPDIEVPSDQALSVARREAMTKLLEKTTDEDRRNDLEWNIATLEAELNPVTVDESILKSYVGTYGPRTLIFENGDLYYQRQDRPKYKMIPMANDLFMFKEIDYFRIKVIRDDSGNPTELNGLYDNGHVDISPKSGS, from the coding sequence ATGTCAGAGAATCTGAAGGCGATTTCAATCAGACTTAGCATTCAACTGGTGGTGGTTGCATTGACCGCCGGTATGCTGTTCTCGCAAGCTGCCTTTGCCCAGGGAGGACCCGGTCACGAGGAAAGTCGAGCGGCTGACGCCAAACTCAGAGCAGAGATTATCGACTCCGTAACTCTTGTGCTCGACTCGCACTACGTTTTCCCCGATGTCGCGAAAGAAATGAAGAAGTATGTCCGCAAACGGCTCAAGGATGGCAAGTACGACACGCTCAATACGGTGGCGGCGTTGGCGCGAGCATTGACAGATGATCTTCGAGAGGTGTGCCATGACCGTCATCTCGGAATCGCCTTCATGCCAGATGAGTATTTCGAAGGCTTGGAGGCAGACACGGTTACCGATGAACGGCGTGAGCAGGAACTCAAGGAAGCCCAGTACGATAATTTCGGCTTCTACAAGGTGGAGCGTCTCCCCGGCAATATAGGCTATATCGATTTCAGAAGATTTGCAGACGCTCAATACGCCGGTGCAACGGCTATCGCGGCAATGAACTTCCTCGCATACTCAGATGCCATCATATTCGATCTGCGCAACAATGGTGGCGGAAGTCCGTCGATGATTCAATTAATATCGAGCTATTTTTTTGAAGAACCAGAACACTTGAACAGCTTCTATCTTCGGTATGAAGACACGATCCACCAGTTCTGGACCCAGGCCTACGTGCCGGGCAGACGGATGGCGAACACTGATCTTTACGTGCTGACAAGCTCGTACACTTTCTCGGGTGCAGAAGAGTTCACCTATAATATGAAGAGCATGGAGCGTGCGACAATCATCGGCGAAACAACCGGCGGCGGCGCGCATCCGGTCGATGAGGCAATCTTCCCGAATCTTAACGTAGCTATGAGAGTGCCTATGGGCAGGGCGATCAACCCGATCACCGGCACCAACTGGGAGGGGACCGGAATTACACCTGATATTGAAGTCCCGAGTGATCAAGCTCTGTCCGTTGCACGGCGCGAAGCGATGACTAAACTGCTGGAGAAGACGACAGACGAAGATCGCAGGAATGACCTGGAATGGAATATTGCAACTCTTGAAGCCGAGTTGAATCCGGTGACTGTCGATGAGTCAATTCTCAAATCCTATGTCGGCACATACGGCCCCAGGACGCTGATATTCGAGAACGGAGACTTGTATTACCAGCGCCAGGACAGACCGAAGTACAAGATGATTCCGATGGCAAACGATCTGTTCATGTTCAAGGAGATTGACTATTTCAGGATCAAAGTTATCAGGGATGATAGCGGCAATCCGACCGAGTTGAACGGTCTCTACGACAATGGCCATGTGGACATTTCACCTAAGTCCGGTAGTTGA